A single window of Dermochelys coriacea isolate rDerCor1 chromosome 2, rDerCor1.pri.v4, whole genome shotgun sequence DNA harbors:
- the LOC122458479 gene encoding chloride channel protein B-like codes for MTRICILGSGLAMIVVSSGLVVFFCPAGALYGLPEVIGFLNGASIQHIFNIKTFLGTFVSCVLAVASGLFCGLEGHMIHLGAIIGCGLTQFKSDTLGIQLPFFTRFWNSADKQGQSRENPSFAKRKGHCELSVAQRIIIQYSSYDM; via the exons ATGACCAGGATTTGCATACTTGGATCAGGGCTGGCCATGATTGTTGTATCTTCAGGGTTAGTGGTG TTCTTTTGCCCAGCAGGTGCACTGTATGGGCTTCCAGAAGTCATTGGGTTTCTGAATGGTGCTTCTAttcaacacatttttaatatCAAGACTTTTTTGGGGACGTTTGTTTCTTGTGTGCTGGCTGTGGCTTCTgggctcttctgtggactggaaGGCCATATGATTCACTTGGG GGCAATAATAGGATGTGGCCTGACCCAGTTCAAGTCAGACACCCTTGGAATTCAGCTGCCCTTCTTCACCAGGTTTTGGAATTCAGCTgataa gCAAGGGCAAAGCAGGGAAAACCCCTcatttgccaaaagaaaaggcCATTGTGAACTATCTGTGGCTCAAAGGATAATCATACAGTACAGCTCATACGATATGTGA